A window of Lytechinus pictus isolate F3 Inbred chromosome 7, Lp3.0, whole genome shotgun sequence contains these coding sequences:
- the LOC129264138 gene encoding uncharacterized protein LOC129264138 — MNPTQDSEKVVDGRKECGIRRPVPKYQHYIDHFEELYRQSPLAKVIDQNASSVPSKRNADSSFSGSAPGSFKVPLTSPVYKIKKPVPVSVGAFVMSPVAQLVQQMQSTAGVSQCKKRHETASPIEKRLSSDSDRIQVGEQHDLEKSGLPQPECFQEVESPAELEAGVPSPGADDEEENVSLHESENNEKRTEQMGEEDDTEMKGLDSCDKQVIEAKSISNPGERRKSQRIKDKTDKSSSDVEHSNSGSCDDVVRKGKKSVTDLDQWIIKWIGSGFKHIAVEGHRLEDPEGSFWHSTAIVKRVSPCLVETSSGSQYRLHGNFNKLLALDQGFSKKLVHRFRKGFPGHWKACLKQEALEQSGGKAEGGVSECRDAETAKTSRTCDTSLSRPPKQSTVKKDKKSAVTKAASSVQETTPVSRKKEASVVTPSCVSVEKVRTTKSGRKVLPPLQYWRGQRQRTLLYMDGAAELLEGSVDYTPVSATSLSVTGSIDISQRSRRRCIQKETPTGRVQAVKSTTSKRKGIIMESKNSQSERIQKKTIVSKNKRNLDTSKTKEDDKDCSHEAKSEKDSLQSSRRMSSESSNHQRSLSNPRLASLTAASDTVSPGSRVNGDHATTRHNQPYDLYGEVMGVLKENKQQRLSNQSRRWSQGNLSSSSAAERSQGEENFNISDDEDFAKEESAFASEGEGKNTSFSRKDSSAASSKSKASSKNRRRTSSRTNERVLLGSNMLPSVVLEKWEDNDTNTKGKSKSSAQSQKQDKVKKQAKSKKTKQAPPESRRSQRIHETNGNWMPDELQRLHSALNTIQPSSSQFWHRVAATVGTRTEWECQQQHQAKLEETTRKSNQSKNTKEPTKDKEAKDQRAKEPVALTAAKGTMKRKRQLRELIQQHNQASEEDLFDSTPFKKQRKKMKPLLNLDLGEEKLDDDDDGTMSKTPGSARLKTPSTRFHNLLAPLSGKKTPHSFAISPGLLSSVETKHIDQYIFGMQKKRASRRMKKVPATIPEIRSPVKAKSRKFRSEMIMPTTPTISEALQVDPVQDVDSEEEEADYYWSDEEESHSGQKHKKD; from the exons ATGAACCCAACACAGGACTCTGAAAAAGTTGTGGACGGTCGCAAAGAATG cGGCATCAGGCGACCTGTACCCAAGTATCAGCATTACATTGATCACTTTGAGGAACTCTACAGGCAAAGCCCTCTTGCAAAG GTGATTGACCAAAATGCCTCTTCTGTTCCTTCAAAACGCAACGCCGACAGTTCCTTCTCGGGCAGCGCACCTGGGTCCTTCAAGGTTCCGTTGACGTCCCCCGTGTACAAGATCAAGAAGCCGGTTCCGGTGTCGGTGGGTGCTTTTGTCATGTCTCCTGTCGCGCAGCTTGTCCAACAGATGCAGTCGACGGCTGGGGTCTCGCAATGCAAGAAAAGGCATGAAACTGCCAGTCCTATTGAGAAGCGATTGTCTTCTGATTCTGACCGTATTCAGGTTGGAGAGCAGCATGACTTGGAAAAGAGTGGTTTACCCCAG CCTGAATGTTTTCAGGAAGTAGAGTCTCCTGCAGAGCTTGAAGCAGGGGTGCCATCGCCAGGAGCCGATGATGAAGAGGAGAACGTTTCACTTCATGAGAgtgaaaacaatgaaaaaaggaCTGAACAGATGGGAGAAGAAGATGATACTGAAATGAAAGGCTTGG ATTCATGCGATAAACAAGTCATTGAAGCGAAAAGCATCTCAAACCCAGGAgaaaggagaaaatcacagaggATTAAAGACAAAACTGACAAGTCTAGCAGTGATGTCGAGCATAGTAACAGTGGTAGCTGTGATGATGTAGTCAGGAAAGGCAAA AAGTCAGTTACAGACCTTGACCAGTGGATCATAAAATGGATTGGGTCAGGATTCAAGCATATAGCAGTTGAAGGGCATAGATT AGAGGACCCAGAAGGCTCATTTTGGCACAGTACAGCTATCGTGAAACGGGTTTCCCCCTGCCTTGTGGAAACGTCCTCAGGATCACAATACCGTCTCCATGGAAACTTCAATAAACTCTTAGCATTGGATCAAG GATTTTCCAAGAAGTTAGTTCATCGTTTTCGGAAAGGATTCCCAGGACATTGGAAAGCCTGTTTAAAGCAAGAAGCATTGGAGCAGTCAGGAGG GAAAGCTGAAGGGGGTGTGTCAGAGTGTAGGGATGCGGAGACAGCCAAGACATCCAGAACGTGCGACACCAGTCTTTCAAGACCCCCAAAACAGAGTACTgtgaagaaagacaaaaaatctGCAGTCACTAAAGCTGCGTCCAGTGTGCAGGAAACGACTCCTGTgtcaagaaagaaagagg CTTCAGTTGTCACGCCCTCGTGCGTCAGCGTGGAAAAGGTGAGAACTACCAAGAGCGGCCGGAAGGTCCTCCCTCCCCTTCAGTACTGGAGGGGCCAGAGGCAACGGACGCTTCTCTACATGGATGGGGCTGCAGAACTCCTTGAAGGATCTGTTGACTATACACCTGTATCAGCTACCAGTCTTAGTGTTACAGGTTCGATTGACATATCACAG AGATCAAGAAGGCGGTGTATCCAGAAGGAGACCCCAACGGGCAGGGTACAAGCAGTGAAGTCCACAACATCAAAAAGAAAAGGTATCATCATGGAGAGCAAGAATAGCCAGTCAGAGAGGATACAAAAGAAAACTATCGTGTCCAAAAACAAGAGAAATCTGGACACCTCTAAGACAAAAGAAGATGACAAAGATTGCAGCCATGAAGCAAAATCTGAAAAGGATAGTCTTCAGAGCTCTAGAAGGATGTCTTCAGAATCGTCTAACCATCAAAGATCACTGAGCAATCCTAGATTGGCAAGTCTAACAGCTGCTTCAGACACGGTATCTCCAGGTTCCAGAGTGAATGGAGATCATGCTACCACGAGACACAACCAGCCCTATGACCTATACGGTGAGGTGATGGGAGTCTTGAAGGAGAACAAGCAACAAAGGTTATCAAATCAGAGCAGGAGATGGTCGCAAGGTAATCTGAGTTCCTCATCGGCAGCAGAGCGCTCCCAAGGGGAGGAGAACTTCAATATAAGTGACGATGAAGACTTTGCGAAGGAAGAATCTGCTTTTGCTAGTGAAGGGGAAGGAAAGAATACCTCCTTTTCCAGGAAAGACTCATCTGCAGCAAGCTCAAAAAGCAAAGCTTCCTCGAAGAATAGAAGGAGAACATCTTCAAGAACTAATGAGAGAGTGTTGCTTGGTTCAAATATGCTTCCGTCTGTTGTTTTGGAGAAATGGGAAGACAATGACACAAATACAAAGGGGAAAAGCAAGAGTAGCGCCCAATCTCAAAAACAAGACAAAGTTAAAAAACAAGCTAAGAGCAAGAAGACGAAACAAGCACCGCCAGAGTCTCGTAGGTCACAGAGGATCCACGAGACAAATGGGAACTGGATGCCTGATGAACTTCAGCGTCTTCACAG TGCTCTGAACACGATTCAACCGAGTTCCAGTCAGTTCTGGCACAGAGTGGCCGCTACTGTGGGCACCAGGACAGAATGGGAGTGTCAGCAGCAGCATCAGGCAAAGCTTGAGGAGACTACCAGGAAATCCAACCAGTCCAAGAACACCAAGGAACCCACTAAAGACAAAGAAGCTAAGGACCAACGTGCAAAAG AGCCTGTTGCCCTAACTGCTGCGAAGGGTACTATGAAACGGAAGAGGCAGCTTCGAGAACTGATCCAGCAGCACAACCAGGCCTCGGAAGAAGATCTGTTTGATTCTACTCCATTCAAGAAACagaggaagaagatgaag CCCTTGTTAAATCTTGATCTTGGAGAAGAGAAATTGGATGACGATGACGACGGGACGATGTCGAAGACCCCGGGCTCGGCCCGCTTGAAGACGCCCAGTACACGATTCCACAACCTCCTTGCACCTCTTTCTGGGAAGAAGACTCCTCATTCATTTGCAATAAGCCCAGGCCTCTTGAGTTCTGTTGAAAC GAAACACATAGATCAGTATATCTTTGGGATGCAGAAGAAACGAGCCAGTCGACGGATGAAGAAGGTGCCAGCAACAATACCTGAAATCCGTTCACCCGTCAAG GCTAAATCCAGAAAGTTTAGAAGCGAGATGATCATGCCGACCACTCCAACCATCTCAGAAGCATTACAGGTGGATCCCGTACAGGATGTAGACTCCGAGGAAGAGGAAGCCGACTACTATTGGTCTGACGAAGAGGAAAGCCACTCGGGACAGAAACACAAGAAGGATTGA